Genomic DNA from Larus michahellis chromosome 3, bLarMic1.1, whole genome shotgun sequence:
AAATCCCACTTGAAGTTCCTCATGCAGTCTACTTTTAGCTAGTTTCCAGaatgttgggtttgggttttttacttttttctcccctttccttaaAGATGCACTGTAATTTGCTATGTAAGGTATCATTGCAAATGTTTTATATGTCCAGTATACAGAAAATCCATGACAGtcttagttttgattttttggcGTATAAGTCCATAATTTTAAAGTTATAATAATGCCTTTAAGCTGATTTTTGGTGGTACTTGAAAACCAAAATTTCAATTCCACTGCAATTTAGTAATAGTGTTGCCCTTGGTTGTGCTGCAGCGTGACCCCACACAGCAAGGCTTGGTGGGTGCTCAGTGGCAGAGCCTGCAGGTACAGGACCATAGAGCATGGGTTCCTTTCAGCTGGGAAGATGCAGGAAAATGCTTCTGATAGCTCTAACTGGGTATAGTCTAGGATAAAGTTGTCTGTGGATCAAAGTGAAAACATGAAACAGGCTAGACCTACTGGCAGCCTTCCAgcttcttctccttctttgcaGGGTTTATATTCTTTTACCTACCCTGGCCCAGCCTGGGGAACCAGGTGCTTGCTGCCAATTAGTCTTGTCAAGACAGCCCACAGCTTCTCTTGACAAGCCTGACTGCTGACAGCAGCTGTGGGGTAGTCTTAGGCAGGATTTTAACTCCTTGCTTGCCAAATACTTTGCAGGTTAAATCCCCATGTCTCATTCTGCAGTAATTCAAATATGCGTCTAGTttatgaaaacatgttttatacAGAAACTGATCTAAGATTGCCAGTGGTGCTATAGCGATAGGGTTTACTTGTCAAACTTCTGGTATGAAAGAATGTAAGTGGGAGTTAAGTCATTACAAAGGTCACTTTATAAATTTGTGTATGTTATCAGAATTGTCCCTCCCAGGCCATCTCCTACTTGATGTGGAGCATGGCTGTAGCTGTGTAAGACACCAGGCTGGTCCAGCAGTTTTCTCCCCAGTAGCTTGAAGTTTAATCTCTCTTTGGCATTGGAGCGTCACAAGAAAGTTTGACCATTAATATAGTTGTACTATAGATTACAAttaaatgtttcatatttttaaacatttcgTGTCACTTATGTTGCTGCAAACAGAAGCTCATTTTTAGTTGTGGGATTTTCCTGAGTATTCTTGTCTTTTACCTATGCATATGACCTTGCTACTATCAAGTGCTTTGTTCCAGTAATGTTTAGCAGTGAACAAAAAATAAGGATGCTATCCATAAAACCTcagtgggttttttattttcatcagaaatgGCAAATTTATGATCTGAGCAACTCATAGTGCAagagattatttattttgtttaagtgCATGTAGCAATATTTATTCTGCAGGTTAACACTAAATTCTCTAATTGCAGTTCCTATGAAATCACAGCTTAAGCTGTCACTCTTCTCAATTGTTGTTGTTGTAGAAACTTTTCATTTCACTCAAATTTGAAAGAAAGgcagttttttttaatgtgtcttcGAAATTGCATGGATAGCAGTGCTGCTTTTTCCTATGTAGTCACCACTGTAGATACATCACTAGAGAAAGGCAAGTAGAACtttctttttatcagttttagTAGGTGGCAGTTAGATAGTTTGTATTGGAGAATATGATCTTTTGCTTGGTCAGATAGAAAAGAAACATGGGAAGTATCTGGGTGCATGAGAAGAGCTCTGTGTGTAAAGATGATGCTTGTAAGCTGATGGAGGGCAAGGGTACTATGGTGGGGTAGAGGCATTAAGCAGGCTTttgatgttttgaaaaatgtggaGTATCAAATGAGAAGAAATAAGACTGTTTAAACAGCATAAATTGATCCCAGAACAGAGGAACTAGCTGTTTGCAAAATAGCCATTTTGCAATTGAATGAAATGCTCTGTTTACAAAATATCTTAAATTGAATGTTTCTACTGAGCTAGTCAAGGATGTGGGATATGATTGACCCATCTTTTCAACTTTGCTTCCAATTTCCTTTGCTTCTAGTGATACATAGCTATTACAATATGCTTTTCCTTAACTCAGAAGTCCCAAAAATTACATACGAATAACCATTAGATCACTCTTTATATCAATTTGAGACCCGTTTATATTTTAGAACTTGATAGAAAAGAGTATGCTTCGTTAAGTGTTCATAAAAGTAGAAACAAATTCTGCCCTGCTAGGGAAGAGCTCCGTAACTTTTTCTCAGAGTACTTACAGCTTTTGCAGAGGTCATCAAGAGGGCTGCTGTACTTAACTTGAACACTGACTGGAACCGTTTATTCTGCCCACATGAACTTAAAAAAAGTCTATCGGCAGCTTCTTTTTGAGGAGAGTTAAACATAGCAGtacagaaaacattatttcagcaAGTCACCTAGAGTTCTCTTCTGTAGTGGGTACCTTACTTTGCTAactttatgctttttcttttactttttcaaatgaTAAGGTGAAGTTATGAGTTGCCTACTTAGGGTGTGTGGAGGTAATTTAAAGAAAACTACTTCTGTTCAATGTTGCTGGTGTTGATTTACATGTTGTTATAAGTGGCCATCAGGATACTGCCTAAATGATTTGAGAGTGTCTTTATTTGGAATTAATATGCATCATTGTCTTGAATTTGCAGAGCTTCTACCATAGATACCTACCAGTATGTGGAGTTCTCAGTAGATCATATAGCATTACTTCTGTGTTAATATCTGAAACTTATGCTTGCTATGTGTGGTTCCGTGATCCTTATATAATTAGATATGCTAGCTTTGTTGATGATGGTTATGTCATTACCTGCTAGACTTGTGTAAGTAAAGGGAAAAGAGTACTTCAGAAAAACTgtctctttatttttgtttcagtgttGTTCATGTTCTGTTCTTCCATTGATGGCTTTTCTGTTTGAGGGATTTTAGattttctgaacagaaaagaTCACAACTGTACGGTATTTTCTAATCTAACATGTGAACACATGTAGTCCTGACATTGTCCTTTTTGAAACCCAAAGCCCAGTAAGGGGCTACAAGAATGTATCCCACTGTTCAAAACGTCTTGGAATGGTATTCTTGAACTGAAGCTACCAATGTGTAGCTGCTTGGAAAGAAACTGGCAGAACATCAGCTATCCAATCCAAGACTGCATTTTGCTCACTGTGAATCTGCAccaaggagggggaggagattACTTCTCATTTTCAGGTTGGAACAATGgcaaaatatcattatttttctttgacttgaCAGCCTGCCAGCTTAAGTCCTTGAAACTGGTAGCTTTCCCTGTGTTTTAGCAGGACGCGTCAAGCCAactcagcattttatttttgaagtaaacATTTTCAGTGGCTGAACTTTCAACATGAATGTTCAAAGCAGCATCTTAAATAGAATCCTCATCTCTCTCTTCACAGCCCCACAGTTGATTAATTGAGATTTCTCTTCAAAGTAGCAGTCTAAGCCCTCAATATCGTGAACAGAACAAACCAGTGCTGCTGTGGAAGGAAGCAGTCTtgccctggctgctgcttcctccctcctCATCCGCTCCTCCCTTGCGTTAACACGAATGTTTATAAAGAAGTCGTAAACCAGATGGAGTAAACGATTGAGACTTTTTCTGGTAATTCATTTTAGTCTGGATCAGTTCCTTGAGTTGGTTGACTGAGCAGCTATACGGTGTGCAGACCATCTCCTGTAGCAGCACAAGTGGCCGGGAAGAGGCTGAGGCCTTTTCTTTCGGTTGCAATGCTGACTTACGCCAATTTTATGTGGTATTAGAATTACAGCTCAGTGTTCTTTACCTCTTCTTGGCAAGTTTGAGTTTTGATTTGGGGGTTCAGACGTTCATATTCTTCTTCCTGTGCAACTGCATTTCCAAATTATCAGAGCCTGCTAGGAAAAACGCAGTAGTACTTTGCCCTGCTAAGGCTTTCATGAACACTTGAGACACTTGGCCCCCTAACTTtgtctagttaaaaaaaaaaaccagccacctCTTCCTTCAAGCCCTCCAAATCAGTTTTTCAGGCTGTCTGCTGTGAgcccatttttgtgtgtgtgtagaaaaATGCATGGTTCCACTTAAGCCAACGTATTCCTTGCTTTTTTAAGAAATGATGTCTCTAGTATTACAGtagtaatttattatttctgGAATGTGTAGTGGAAGGGAGGAAATTGCTTTGTAATCCTTAGTGTTGCCCTTTCTTCCTTCCACAAGTGGGTTACTTTAAAGAGTAGGTGTTTGCCAGCCTTATTCATTTTGACTGAATAAGGTTGAGGAGTGCTGATGTGAGCAGCTTTGTtagtgcatccctaggagcagtAGCCTATAGCAGGCGTTTGGCAATGTGCAAATAGGACATTAACCTCTTCAAGCAAGCATACCTTAATGGAAGCAAATGTCTTTAATAATGGAGTCTCTCGTCACTGCTAAGTGAATCATTTTAAAGTAAGGAGCAATCTAAACAGACGTGTAGTCTCTCTCCATTCCTTTTACTTCTACCTCTGTGGTCCAAGGTGATGTGCCCCAGTGTCACTGAATGTGTTAGCCTGCTTGCCTTCTTATGCTCGTGCTAGCATTGCACTAAACAATGTGCAAGGAGCAGAGAGACTGGgacttcttttccctcccctttcagGTTATTGTGGTTTTTGACTTGTAAGAattgtctggtttttgttttccttcaatgtTTTGTCCTTGTTATCTTTCAATGTTTTGAAGCTATCATCATATGAAAATACCAAAACGAAGAATCTTGtagatttttgtttttgaaataagCATGCTTTACTTGTTTGGTAAGGTGTCATACATTATGCAGTGTTTCAGCTTTTGTGAAGATTTTTACGAGTTAATATTTTGAATGTAATTTACTGTATCAACTAATTTTTAAATTGGGTAACACTTTAAGGGTGAAATAACTGTGTTATCTTTAGGACAGAGCACAACCTTGGCTTTCAATGCTCCTCCTAGGAAGTCACAGGTGGAAAGCACTGGCTAGATCTTGTGACACTTCTGGAAAGAGTGGCCCGAGTTTTCACAGTAATCTATTAATATGTGGTATTTCAGGATTAGAAACAGGTTGTAACTGTTGCCTTTATTTAAGTCATATTATACCAAtggttttcttcactttctttgtAGTTTCATTATTTGTTCACTTGGAGTACTTGAAGACTACACTCATGCAAACTTCATGGCTTTGAAGGTCTCTAAACTTGTTGCAAGTGGGAATATAGTGTTAAGATACTATGTCTTATCGCTTCTGTAATCCCTGTAGGGTgcttattactgttatttttttaagataacttATGCCAATTTATAGTATTAAAAAGAGATTGGTTTAGGAACATTAGTGTAATTTTCCTGAGAAAATCTACAAGTTCATGAATTCACTTTGTGGATTTTGATGGAATTAAATTTAGTTTTTGTTCAGGCTAAAGTAACTTCTGGCAGTGCTCCTTTGTAAAACCAGCATGATTTTAAGGCCAGTTCAGAAGTAATTTGTATTTTGTCAACCTTAGCGCTGCCACAAGAAATCTGTGGCACATTGATTTAaactcatttaaaattaatagattgaatattaaatattttagcaatgaCTCAAGTTTTATTCCAACACAAGGTTGAGAGGTTTAACTGAGACAGTCACCCAAATTcaagaaactgttttctgttaGCGAAGGATGGTTCCCAAAGCAACCGCTCCCTCCTGGAGCCACCGGGCAGTTTGTCCAACAGACCGTGTCAGCTGGCTGGCAGTGGTGATACGAGGGACTGTTCATCTTGCTGAGCAGAACTGAGGAATGGTAGTGGTGTCTAAAGTTAAGTACCATTAAGCATGAAATTTCAAGATAAGCTTCTGTGTCCTTTTCGTATTTTTAATAAGTTAAAATGGTTAGCTTGCAGCCCCTTTGCCACCTGTGCCCAGTAAAAGAACATTACTGGTTTTATTTGGAATGCAAGTATGTCTTCAGAGGCCTGAATGACCTAATGCTTTAAGTAAGGCTTTATTTAAAATTGTATAGTCCTTATTCTAGCAACTTTACCTTTCGCTTGCTCTGTTAAGGCCCTTGCTCTGAACCAATTATAGTATTTTTTACTGTCTCGTAGATGTGCTAGGAAGTtaatggggggggaagagaaatgGGGGTAAACTTCAGAGTTCCAAAGAACTTTACTTTTGCTTTAATCTTCACTTTGTACTAAGATTTTGTACTTGTAACTCTTGCTGTCTGGAAAGGTTACTTTTATGGAATCTTTCAATAATAGTATGGCCTAACTTTAAAAGTGTTTCAGCAATTTTAGTGCTTACAGAGGTGAATGAAAACTAATCGTATTTAGTACTTTTCTGATGTTACACTGGAGTTTCTGCCTAGGAATGCTAACTTATATTCTACTAGTGATTATTCAACGCCATAGTTTTTTGTTCCAGTAAATATGcataatatttgaatatttttctccctgttttgcagGTAAAGCTTTAATATAAGTTCCCAATATTTTCTATTAACTCTTACTGCTGTCCTGGATTTGGCTCTAGTGTGgagaagcaaattattttcctttgtcctGTTACTGTTAGATTTCTGACAGGGGCTTAAGCATACTAAATCCCTCAACTCCTCTTAGATTTCTGAAAAACAATGATGATTATTTTAGGGAAGTGCTGACCTGCTCTTTTATTGAAGAACTTGTCTTGTATTCCACTTACTTTCCCATTTTTAGAATCATGGTTCATATTCCTCTGGCTTCACAATCATATAACATCCTTGTGGCAAGTACAGCAGTTGCTTACCTGGAAAAGTAATATTAGAAAAGAGTGTATTTTTAGCTGCCTTTTGATGTGATGTAGCAGCTGGAAACAGGGAGGAGAGGCAGTATGAGGTGATCTGACAGCACTGCCAACCACAACTTGGGAACCACTGCTTTGGACTTGAGACCAAAATGTGGGGAAACCATTTTTACAGGCCTGAGTATGCCCATTGTGCCTGGCACTTCAGTGATCCAggtgctgtggctttgctcttcATTCTCAAAAGCTTTATTTGAGGGTCCTCCCCTGGACTCTATTTGACAAATATTGTTagtggatgaaaaaaaaagttctgtgaaACTTTTTGTTTATGTTAatgtgcattaaaaatatataatgagcAGGCAGTTCCATGCACTCATTTAAGATATAATTAGTAAAACATCCCTTTGATACCAGTGAGTAATTGTAAATATCTAAATTAAAAGATATTCTAACAACTAACAAAAATACCGTTTTTCTCTTTGTAGTAATCATGTCTACTGCTCAGAGAAGGAATCTAGCAAGTTCATGTTGAGGTATATTCTCAAGACAAGATACAGCGACTCGTATGCTTTTCTGGGTAAGAAGAGTATCTATATTCTCTCAGTATGACAAAAAGGAGTTAACCTTTCAAATGTAACTTTTCAAAAGTACGGCCTGTCAGGAcagtgtggtggggttttgtcgtttgttttctttgtttgtgaagCAATCTGGACAACTGTCGAGAACTTTCCAGCCATCTAACAGTCTGAAGACATTCTAAATTTAATAGTGCAAAGGAAGAGCAATAATGAGCAATTTTAGAATAAAAGACGCTACTGAATAGCGTATGACTGTTTGGCTAGAAATGTAATTCCAGTTCATTGTCGCAAAGATGTCTACTGTTTCTAGCCTGATTTCCCAAGGGACTGAAGCTTATatactctcttttccttttcccttccaaaaaatttcaaatgtttctgtgactaggaaagggaaagaaatgtaCAACTTGAGAGAAAAATGGGTTGAAGTCAACCTTATATGTACACTGTGTTGACAGACTGGCAGCCAGCAAACATATGCTGCCTCCTGGTCAGTGTGGGTATTCTGAGACACCACAAAGAGCTATGATGATTGCGATGGCATGATACATGGTTGTATGGTTCCTACAAATCTGTATGTGatctgactttattttttctgctgctcttaGAACTCTTCTAGTTCCCCCGCTTGGTCCAGACAACTCCAGAAAAAACaaatttaggaatattttttttaatcaggaagacattctttgctTATTTGCTTATACGCTTTCATGTATGTACAGAACGCTATAGCACCTTCTACGTATAATATTTCTCTGCAAATGTCTCCCTCCTTAATAACTACTTGGGTGTGGTTTGGATTGTCATTAGCACTGTGTTCTAGGTAACTTGTACCGGTAATCTCCAGAGACTCTTAAGGCTTGATTTCTTCCCCACTTCCCTGCATCCACACTAAATtcttaaggttttattttatgcagttGGATGCAGATACCTAGCTTGCTGGGTTTGCTGAAGTATCTGAGGAGGTGGTGCggaaaaaagcttttgcttcttttgctttttgttcctaTAACAGTTAGGTGTTTCACGTTCATTATCCTTTCATGATTTTCATGTAAGCTGTACCTCTGACTATTCCTCAGTCTCGATGGATTCTGCTGTAAAGTCATGGGCATACAGCTGTGGTGCTATCTGAAGGGACTTCTAGACTGGATCGCTAGAGTATCGCCTACTTGCTTATCATCCACATTATTTTGTGAGACTCAGTGCATTCAATCATTCCTTCAGATTCCTTTCTAGCTGTGAACAGAAAAGAACTGCAGCAACAGAGAAATGTTGcttcaaaataatatatttccgAAGAACAGAACAGTTTCCATTAAGAGTTAAATTAGATAAGATGACATGTTTTAGTCCTTTAAGTTTAGCACTTCTCTCAGAACTTTAATTAGATCTAATTTAGCTTGGCATTGCCTGACTTTTTTTAGTACAGAATTagcctgtttctctctgtcctAGGGCAGTCCTGTGTTTTTGGCAGTCTCGTTCCAATTATCAAACTCGGTTTCTAAAGAAGTCATTGCAGAATACACACTGctaatgtttttatctttttactgtATCTTCGTGATTCCCTGTCATCGTGTTTCTGCTGCCgagctgctttctttttaagtgcTCTTACTAAAGATAGAAAAGCTCCTTGGGCTCTTTCGCTCTTTTATATCTAAAGTAATAAAaccagacaggtttttttttgatgtttcataTGTATGGCTTTTATTAATATATCAGAGACTTTATAATTCTAAAattcttactgcttttccttgtctttgggTGATTGCCTCATCTTAGAATGCtgaatgcttttttccccccccaaagtTTCTATTTTTGggctaatttttttattcttctcagtTATAGTTTGGAATTTATCTGACCTGTGGCTGGAGCTTTTGCTTTTAGATGGCATGTCTGGACATTTGCAGTGCACTTGTTGGATTTCACTTACTGTTCTTATAGTTTGGAGTGACTCAAATAGATAtttttcaggatttatttttactgctacTTTATTGGAAGCTTATCAGGGAGTGATACCTTACAAATGacttaaaaattcttcctaaaaTGAAGAATTTTAGACTGTATGTTTCCTGGTCATCAAATACAACTATGCAGACCTACCTATGTGCCTACAGAAAAATATGAGGGCATGTtagtaaataaaatctttgtaaTTTCCAAAACACTTCCTTCATGGTGATTTTTCTGAATATCAAAATGGTGCGATGCATATCACTTCCACATAACCATTCAAACACTAGGGTACTTTTTCAAACGTAGTGTGTTCAATTAACAGTTGTCTTGTGTCTATAACTTAATCGATAATTAAAGATGTATCCTCatttttttcaaactgtattttaatatttcttctcttGAATTTAGATAACGTAATCCATGGATAAAGTGGGAAAGATGTGGAACAACTTCAAATACAGGTGCCAGAATCTTTTCAGTCACGAGGGTGGAAGCCAAAATGAAAGTGTAGTTGTGAACTCCAGTAGTTGTTCATCTGCTAAAGAGAAAGCTGTCCAGATAACCGATTTGGCTCAACAACAACCTAGCAGCCCTTTGAGAGAAAACATTGCTTTGCAATTAGGTTTAAGTCCTTCAAAGAATTCGGCAAGGCGGAACCAAAACTGTGTTACAGAAATTCCTCAGATTGTTGAAATAAGcattgagaaagaaaatgactCGTGTGTCACCACAGGAGCTAGACTTGCTCGAAGGGACTCTTACTCTCGGCATGCTCCTTGGGGTGGGAAGAAGAAGCATTCCTGCTCTACCAAAACCCAGAGCTCCTTGGATACTGAAAAAAGATTTGGTAGAACACGAAGTGGtttgcagaggagagagaggaggtaTGGGGTGAGCTCTGTCCATGATATGGATGCAGTATCAAACAGGACAGTAGGCAGCCGTTCTCTGCGACAGCGTCTCCAAGAAACTGTTGGGCTGTGTTTTCCCATGAGAACTTACAGCAAACAGTCCAAACCTCTGTTTTCTAACAAAAGAAAGATCCATCTCTCCGAACTAATGCTTGAGAAATGCCCTTTTCCTGCAGGCTCAGATCTGGCTCAGAAGTGGCATCTCATTAAACAGCATACAGCGCCTGTGAGTCCTCATTCAACTTTTTTTGACACATTTGATCCTTCCTTGGTTTCCACAGAAGACGAGGAAGACAGGCTCAGAGAGAGACGCAGACTTAGTATTGAAGAAGGGGTTGATCCCCCTCCCAATGCCCAAATACATACTTTTGAAGCTACAGCACAGGTTAATCCATTGTATAAACTGGGACCAAAGTTAGCCCCTGGTATGACTGAGCTGACCGGGGACAAAAACATAACACCTCCAGGGAGCTGTGACTCTGAAGAGGACACAACAACACTTTGTCTGCAGTCACGCAGGCAGAAGCAGCGTCAGATGTCTGGAGAGAGCCACGGCCATATCAGCAGGCAGGGGGCTTGGAAAGTGCATACTCAAATTGATTACATCCATTGCCTTGTGCCAGACTTACTTCAGATCACAGGTAACCCATGTTACTGGGGCGTGATGGACCGCTATGAAGCAGAAGCACTTCTGGAGGGTAAACCCGAAGGCACTTTTTTGCTCAGGGATTCTGCGCAAGAGGACTACCTCTTCTCTGTGAGCTTCCGTCGTTATAACCGATCGCTACATGCACGCATTGAGCAGTGGAATCACAACTTTAGTTTCGATGCCCACGATCCCTGTGTGTTTCACTCCTCCACTGTTACAGGGCTTCTGGAACACTACAAAGACCCTAGCTCTTGCATGTTC
This window encodes:
- the SOCS5 gene encoding suppressor of cytokine signaling 5, with product MDKVGKMWNNFKYRCQNLFSHEGGSQNESVVVNSSSCSSAKEKAVQITDLAQQQPSSPLRENIALQLGLSPSKNSARRNQNCVTEIPQIVEISIEKENDSCVTTGARLARRDSYSRHAPWGGKKKHSCSTKTQSSLDTEKRFGRTRSGLQRRERRYGVSSVHDMDAVSNRTVGSRSLRQRLQETVGLCFPMRTYSKQSKPLFSNKRKIHLSELMLEKCPFPAGSDLAQKWHLIKQHTAPVSPHSTFFDTFDPSLVSTEDEEDRLRERRRLSIEEGVDPPPNAQIHTFEATAQVNPLYKLGPKLAPGMTELTGDKNITPPGSCDSEEDTTTLCLQSRRQKQRQMSGESHGHISRQGAWKVHTQIDYIHCLVPDLLQITGNPCYWGVMDRYEAEALLEGKPEGTFLLRDSAQEDYLFSVSFRRYNRSLHARIEQWNHNFSFDAHDPCVFHSSTVTGLLEHYKDPSSCMFFEPLLTVSLNRTFPFSLQYICRAVICRCTTYDGIDDLPLPSMLQDFLKEYHYKQKVRVRWLEREPIKTK